The Amycolatopsis sp. DG1A-15b genome contains the following window.
ACGTCGAACGGGCAGTCGTACTCCCGCGGCACCAGGCCGGCCTCACGGCGGGCCAGCGACCAGCGGCCGTCGGCGGCGATGACCAGGTCGGCGCGGATTTCGCCGGTCTCCCCGGCGCTCGTGCGGTAGGTGACGCCGGCGACCCGGCCGTGCTCGCGGACCAGCCCGGTGCACTCGGTCTCCATCCGCTGGACGAACGTCGGTTCCTTGCGCGCGCTTTCGGCGAGCAGGTCGAGGAAGTCCCACTGCGGCACCATCGCGATGTACGGGTGGGCCACCTTCAGCCGGCTGAAGTCGGCCAGCTTCATCAGTTCGCCGTTTTCCTGCGGGAAGCCGGCCGAGTGCAGCTCACTGTGCGGCAGGGCGTGGAACTTCTCGCCGAGCCCCAGCTCGTCGAGCAGCGTCAACGTCGACGGGTGCACCGTGTCCCCGCGGAAGTCGCGCAGGAAGTCGGCGTGCTTCTCGAGCACCGTCACCTCGACGCCGGCCCGGGCCAGCAGCAGCCCCGTGATCATCCCGGCCGGCCCGCCACCGATGACGACGCAGGTCGTGCGCTCGGTCATCTCGACCATCTCCCTTATTCATCGCTTGTTGAATAAGTTGAGGATGCACCCGCACGGCACCGGCGTCAAGGGGTGTGAGCGGAGATACGCTGATCGGGCGACGACCGCCCGCCCGTGGGCGGTGGCCGAAAACCGTCCAAACGCGACAGTTGGGCAACGGTGTTCCGGCTTCGCGCGGCTCCCGCGGCGGGATGCGGAGGCGCCCATGTGGACGGAGCTGATTCCCAAGCGGGACAAGGGGATTCGCCGAGGAATCGATTGCTGTCACGGACGAGCCGGCGCCGCGGGTGCGGGTGGCCGGGTAACCGAATGGGGACGGTTCGCCAACTGGGAGTAGAGCCGGTGCGCCGGAACAGGCGAGCGGCAATCACCTCTTTGGCAGCGTCGCGAACGCGGCGGTTGCCCTAGCCTCACTGGGTGGATTTCGCCCTGGCACCCCGGACCCCTTCGCGAACCGCCTCGCCCGCCGCGGCGGCGTCCGAGCCCTGGGCGCCGCCCGAGCTCCGGCTGGTGTGCCTGGACATCGACGACACGCTCATCGACTGCACCGCCGCGATCCGCCGGAGCCTCCACATCCTCACCGGCCGGGGTGACCTGTGGCCGCTGTGGGACCTCATCACCGAAGAGCACGTGGCCCTCGTCGTCGCGGGCGAACTCGACTACCGGACGATGCACCAGCGGCGCACCGACTGCTTCCTCGCCGAGATCGGCATCCTCGCCGACGCCGAGCAGGTCAGTTCCTTCGAGCGCCGCCGCAGGGAACTGCTCGACCACTCGTGGCAGCTGTTCGACGACGTCCTCGACTGCCTGGAGTGGCTGCGCGCCGCCGGCCTGATGCTGGCCGCGGTGACGAACGCCTCGGGTGTCCACCAGCGGAAGAAGATCGCCGACCTGGGCCTGGCGCCGTTCTTCGACCACGTCGCCATCGCCGGCGAGCTCGGGGTGGCCAAGCCCGACCCGGTGATGTTCCACACGGTGTGCCTGGGCCTGGGCTGCGCCCCGGGGCAGGCGGTCCACGTCGGTGACAAACTGGACACCGACGCGATCGGCGCCCGCGACGCGGGTCTGGGCGCGGTCTGGCTCGACCGCGACCGCATCGGCGAGCGCGCCCCGGAGGGCGTCCACACGGTGGCCGGCCTCGCCGAGCTGCCTGAGCTGCTGGTTTCGGAGTACGCCACGATCGGGGTCCCGGCCCAACGCGGCAGTGGCACCCCCGCGTTCACGGTCCGGAACGGCGTGCTCTAGTATTTCTCCTCGTGCGGTGCTGAACCGGCCCAGCCGGAGCGGTACCTCACTGGGGTATGGTGTAATTGGCAGCACGACTGGTTCTGGTCCAGTTAGTCTAGGTTCGAGTCCTGGTACCCCAGCTGCGGAGAGTGACCCCCCTGCGAAGCGGGAAATCGCTTCTGGTAGGTTCTCTCCAGCAAGAAAAACAGAAAAGCCCCTGGGAGACCAGGGAAGATCCTAAGCCCCCGTCGTCTAGCGGCCTAGGACGCCGGCCTCTCACGCCGGTAGCGTGGGTTCGAATCCCATCGGGGGTACCAGCAGTAACCGAACCCGTCTGACCCAGGTCAGGCGGGTTTTTTGGTGCCGTGACCAGCCTGCGGGGCCGGCGGCGCACCCGGGTGCGCCGCCTCGGGGTGGTCCGCCGGCTCGGTGGCGGGTGAAGTCCGCGTCTCTCGGTGAGCTCGCGGACACGCCCGGCCCGGCGCCTCGTCCGGGATGGCGCCCACCGGTACGTCGTCGGCCGAAACCGGCAGCACACCGTCCACAGTGGAACTCGTGACGGCCGCCGACCGCCAGGGTCGGCGCGCCGCAGGCGGCGGGTGACGAGACCCTGATCGCCACCGCCTGCGCGACGACCAGCGGGCCGTGGTGGCCACCGTGCGGGAAATGCCTGTGCGGTAACGGAAAATGCTCGATCACCAGGGCCGCTGAGCCGGCTCGGGAGTGTCCTCGTCCGACCGGCGCACCGGGCGTTCCCCGCGTTCGGACAGGGCGGTGAGGGCGAAGTCGGCCACCGCCTCGGGGGCTCGCGCGCCCGGCAGGTCGGCGACGACCCGCAGCGCCGGGCTGCCGGCGTCCGCGGCCAGCTCCCAGCCTTCCCCCGGGGTCCAGCGCAGCAGGTAGTCGCTCGGTTCGCGGTCTCCCGCCTGACCCGCGAACCGGATCTGCCCGCCCGCGAAGTCGCCGGTGTGCGAGCGCGTGTCCTCCGGCTGCAACCCCAGCTCCGCGGCCACCGCCCGCATGTACGCGGCCGTGGACGGTTCGTCGTCGGTCATGGCCCGCCTCCTGTCGCAGGCGGTGACTACCCGTGCGGGCGGGGTGGGAAACGCCGGGACCCGCGGAACCGCACGGGGGAACGGTTCCGCGGGCGTCCGGGACCGGCTACGGCGCCCAGGGGGCGGTGACGGCCCAGCTGACGTCGTCGGCCCAGGAGGCCGTGGCGTCGAACGCGTCAGGCCCGCCGTTGCTCGCGATGTACACCGTGTTGTCGTAGTGGCGGAGGAAGCGGTCGGGGTAGTTGAACGAGGCGAACGACGTGCCCTGGCCGTTCTTGCC
Protein-coding sequences here:
- a CDS encoding DUF6292 family protein, which gives rise to MTDDEPSTAAYMRAVAAELGLQPEDTRSHTGDFAGGQIRFAGQAGDREPSDYLLRWTPGEGWELAADAGSPALRVVADLPGARAPEAVADFALTALSERGERPVRRSDEDTPEPAQRPW
- a CDS encoding HAD family hydrolase: MDFALAPRTPSRTASPAAAASEPWAPPELRLVCLDIDDTLIDCTAAIRRSLHILTGRGDLWPLWDLITEEHVALVVAGELDYRTMHQRRTDCFLAEIGILADAEQVSSFERRRRELLDHSWQLFDDVLDCLEWLRAAGLMLAAVTNASGVHQRKKIADLGLAPFFDHVAIAGELGVAKPDPVMFHTVCLGLGCAPGQAVHVGDKLDTDAIGARDAGLGAVWLDRDRIGERAPEGVHTVAGLAELPELLVSEYATIGVPAQRGSGTPAFTVRNGVL